The nucleotide sequence TCATGTCGTAATCATCTGTGTAGAAATAAACAACGATCTCCCCTGTACGCGGTGGCTCCTGCTGAAAATGGTACTCAGCGACCACTTTGAGGTCACTTTGCTTGGCAGAATCGCCACGGTTTGATGCGGAGGGAGAAGGCATTTTCAAATTATAGGCGCGTGATGTTTTGCTGTAGATGGTGTTTCCATTGGCATCCTTCACGAGCATGCGGTACATCACGTCGTCTGGCAACTGCTTTTCAAGCTCCAAACGCTCGATGGGGTCCTTGAAATTACTGACGAGAAGCAATTGATTGAGCATGACCTTCTCAGCGGCTTCCTTCTCAGCCTGGTACTGATTATGCCGATCATTTTTGAGTTGAGCGACAATAATGTCTTGAAAAACAAATTTAAACAACAAGATGTTGAGTGTGATCAAGGCAATGAAGGAGAGAAAAATTTTATTGCGTAAACTCATTTAAAGCTTCTCCCCGATAAATACGTAGCCTGTCCCCCATTGTGTTTTAATGAACTGACGCTCTGTTTCCAACTTTTCACGGAGGTTTTTGATATGGACGGTCACTGTATTGAGCGAGCCGTACCCATATCCCCAGACGCGGTCATAGATTTGCTCTCTTGTAAAGACGATGCCCGCATTTTCTGCGAGGAATGTGAGCAGTTGAAATTCTTTTGTCGAGAGCTCAATCTTTTGATTACATACATAAACGGAATACGTTTCTTTATGAATTTCTAGGTCCTTGAATTTCAAAACGGTAATCGGAGAAGAGGCCGTTTCCTTCTCAGGCTGCTCTTCCGTATGCTTGCGAATGCGCTCATAGCGGCGCAGGTGGGCACGAATACGAGCGAGCAGCTCTTCTGTATCAAAGGGCTTCGTGATGTAATCGTCTGCACCGATTTCGAAGCCAACTACCTTATCTACCGCTTTTCCTTTTGCACTGAGAAACAGTATAGGCAAATCCCACTCACGGCGAATTTGAGAACAGAGCTCGTAGCCACTCATGTTGGGCATCATAATATCCAAAAGGATCAGGTTGGGTCGGTCTCCTTGGCTGAGCAGGGAGAGTGCATCTTCTCCGCTCTCTGCGGAGGAAACGGTGAAGCCCTCGTTCTCCAAAATGTCTTCTAGCAGTTCAATAATCTCCAGATTGTCATCGACAATTAAAATGTGATCTTTCACCGGAACAACCCCCAGTTACTTCTATTAATAAGGAATACCATTCAAAGAATGGGTCTTGTCTATCATAACATGCTTTGACCTGATCAGGGGAAGAAACCCCGTAAGTTATTAAGTTGTTCGAATATATGGGGGTACATCTTTAGACCAGGTACTAAATTTCGTCAGAAAAAGCCAGAGACGGAGTGTCCCTGGCTTTTATTATTTTGCCGAACGACTATTTTTGAGCTGGTTTTTCCGGCAACGATGCAGCTTGCACCGCTTTTTCCTTTTTCGGAGTTTCTGCTTTCGCTAGAACAGGAACGCTGAGACGCTTGGCGCCTACATACCGCTTGCTCCAGTAGTATGGATCGTTCAACTTGGTGTTGACGACTCCACGACCAGATTCCGAGTGCACGAATGTGCCGTCTCCAATGTAGATACCCACGTGAGAAATGCTGCGACCGTTCGTATTGAAGAACACGAGATCGCCTGGCTGCAAATCTTTTCTGGCTACCTCTGTACCTAATTCGTACTGGGAAGCAGAATTGTGAGGCAGGTCTACACCTAACGCATCAAATACGTAGCGCGTGAAACCGGAGCAGTCAAAGCCCTTTTTGGACGTGCCGGAAGATTTGTAAGGGGTACCGTACAAGTCGCTGACCACTTCATTGAGAGAATTCTCCTCAGCAGCCTGTGCAGCGCCTGCCCCCATAGCAAGCAATCCAGCCATAAATAAAGATAAAACCACCTTGCGCAAAAGAAACTGCTCCCTTCGTGAGCCTACGAGGTTAGCTGAAGGGTTCGGTCGAAAGGACGCCCTAGGCTGCTAGGAGTAGCAACCATTCACCCCAAAAACGTGGTTCCCCCGTTTCCGCCAAGCGGAATTCGGCTATTTTTCGATGTTTTTTTACACGCACTCTTACGAAGATTCTACGCGAGTCCTTTTTTTCCTTCTTTTTATCTGTT is from Brevibacillus brevis and encodes:
- a CDS encoding response regulator transcription factor, producing the protein MKDHILIVDDNLEIIELLEDILENEGFTVSSAESGEDALSLLSQGDRPNLILLDIMMPNMSGYELCSQIRREWDLPILFLSAKGKAVDKVVGFEIGADDYITKPFDTEELLARIRAHLRRYERIRKHTEEQPEKETASSPITVLKFKDLEIHKETYSVYVCNQKIELSTKEFQLLTFLAENAGIVFTREQIYDRVWGYGYGSLNTVTVHIKNLREKLETERQFIKTQWGTGYVFIGEKL
- a CDS encoding C40 family peptidase — translated: MRKVVLSLFMAGLLAMGAGAAQAAEENSLNEVVSDLYGTPYKSSGTSKKGFDCSGFTRYVFDALGVDLPHNSASQYELGTEVARKDLQPGDLVFFNTNGRSISHVGIYIGDGTFVHSESGRGVVNTKLNDPYYWSKRYVGAKRLSVPVLAKAETPKKEKAVQAASLPEKPAQK